The nucleotide window CGTACTCGGCCGTGGCGATTGTGGTGGAGTTACCTCAGCAACCTCATCAGCTTCTCGCGCGGCACGTGCGCTTGACCTTCTCAGCTCTTCTGTTTCGTCCATCAGCTGCGTGGGCACCAGCAGTCGCCATCCTTGGCTGGGgtctgccaccactgctgcccgcGGATTGATCACCCTTGATGCAAGGCAGGTGCAGCCTGCCATTCGCTTTGGCACGGACGCCGAGCTTAGCCAAGACGAGCGCGCACCGAGAACATCCCCATTGTCTGCACCTGCCTCGTCGGCTGTTAGTGGCGAGCCCAgcaagctgcagcgcgccgccacaTTTCTACGGCAGCACGATCGACTGTGCAGCGTGTCGTGGAACGCGACGGGCTCGCTGGTAGCGACTGGCAGTGGAAGTGGCATTGTAAAGGTGTGGTCCCTGagcgcaccgcagcgcccCTTGCATACCTTTATCGTCGATCAGGACTGCTCTGTGAAGGCCCTGTGTTTCCACCCTGGAAGTCCCTATGTGCTGCTAGTGGGGGCCTCCGCTGGCGTGGCGGGGCTGCGCACGTACGACTTGTCCGGCGCCGAGCCCATTTTGACCTCCGCTGGCGCCACGGCAGCTCCTGTAACACAGGCGTTGTACGATCCCGAGGGCCATTACGCAGTGACCGGGGCTGGCGTTCCTTTGTTGCCCGCTCCGCTCTCGTTATCACCACCGGCCTACCCAGCGCTGGCCGCTCACGCAGAGCTTGGTGCGGCTAGCGGAGGTGATGGCAGCGGCTTTCATGAGTACGGCACTGGTTGGCACCGTTCCCCATCAACTCGCCTCAGCGTagccaacagcagcagtgtcaTTGGTGCATCTGGCGGCTCCACTCTCTGGCACGGCTCGTGGAACGAGACGGAGGTGTTAGCCGCTTCTCCGAGCGCGACTCTTGACCCGACCGCCGGGTTTgctggcaccgctgccagtGCAAACAGCAGTAGCTCAGCGGTAGCGCACAGCGCTCCACCAAATGCGCTTGtggtgtggcgctgcggtaTCAGGCGCCGCGAGAATTACCTCCGAGAGGctcttctccagcgccgcaACTCGCGAGGCGACAGCAAAGGCGGCCGAGACGACTTTATTCGGCACAGTGACGACGCGGATGATGACTGCGGTACCGAGGATGAAGACGTAAGCGACGTCGAAAGTGATGACATTGCCCAAGTGGACCGTCGCGTCCGAGATGATTTGTGGGATTCTACCGCTATCACCGGCCGCGGGCACAGCAACGCTATCGGCTATCCGAGGTCGGAGTGGATGCCAATGTACGCCCTCCCTGGTCATCGTGCACGGCCGCTGCTTATCTGCTCCCCCTTCCCGCAGTCGCCGTTTGCCGGCTGCTACGCGTCCATTGCAGGCGGCGAGGATGGCACGATCCGTTTTTGGCGATTCTTCGAGACCACGTCGGATGCCACGCActtgcagcaccgtcgccaAGCCCAGCAGCAGTCAGCGACGACTCAGGAGGACATGGATTTGCTCGCCACCCCAGTGCTGCGGtgaggggaagaaaaagacgTGCCTCTTTCATGTGAGTTTTGGGCACGCgacgggtgggtgggtgggtgagtaCTGATTGTGAAGGATGCTCTTGTCTGTTCACCTTGTAGCGCATCCCTCGTGCCTTGTCGTTGAGAGGATCAACGTGGTGAGGTGTGCTCTTGGGTGCGTGTAAAGCACCACTGGTCGAGGTTCGAGGTTGTTACTtaaaagaagaagaaaaaaacgcgGTAAAAGAATTTTTAAATAAGGATCGGACTAGGCGGATCAGGGGTATGATTCACGCGCTCATGAAGCAGAATCGTGCATCAGAGACGAAGGCAGCGCTGGGATTGTGTGCGGGGCTATGTGGGCACAAATGCACGGGACTGGAaccttctctcctccgctcccctccctttaTGTCGTTGTGCAATATAATCAATGTGTGGTGAAGTGGTAAAGTCCTGTCGCCCTCCAAAGCACCATcgaccccccctcccccttgcaTTTTTTTTacctgtctctctctctctctctgcagtgGTGGCCACCATTCCTCGTCTTCTTCCGCTGTTTCCTTTTCATCTGATAAGCCGAAGAAGACGGAACGGCGCTATCTGTGCGAGTTGTTACCTCCTCTTTTCAGTCGCGCTGAGCTTTACAGATGAAACTGTGAAGAGAGCAAACACGCTTGTCTTGTTGCTCCCTTTCCTCGAAGAGAAGGCACATTTAAACTTTGGAGAGTATACAGTACGCTCGAGACAGCCGCATATGTCCATAACTTCTTCGCCTCTTGGGGTCCAATACTGTACGCTACTTTCCCATCGCTTCATCCAGCGTCGTTTCATTCTCGTTTACAGTGCAGCCTGCATCTTCCTCTGAGCTGCGTTCTAGTCAACGTGTTGCCATGCGACTTCCCCTGTTCCGAGCTTGTTAGGAAGCGAGCGTACCAACAACTCACTTTGCCCGGTGGTTTTGAGAGGATCACTCCCCTCACGAGGACAGCGTGACACGGGCCCTCCGCCACTAAGTACGGGCACACTTGCGACAGCGCAAGAAGGCTTCACGGCATGTCTTGCGAGCAGCGTgatctctgtgtgtgttctcTCCCACAAAAGCCATGTTGAAGTTCAGCTCGATCAGAACCCCGGCGATGTTACTCCCGTCGCCGCTATTGGAGCGAGGTCTGGTCCTGGCCAAAACGACTGCTTGACGGAAAAATGAGACCTACAGGCGTGGCAAAGACGCGGCGAAATTTGTTCTTCCCAAGTTACGGAGGAATGCTGACGAAGCGTTCGCGACTAGCAGAGACTGCCAGTGATCCACACGCTCTCCCCTCCAGTCGCGCGACACTGTTGACAACGCTGCCTTTTTTACCTTTTTCTTCGGCATTTCTCTCTTATGGCGCTACTGGCGCCGTTCTGCTGTCTCCTGCGCTCTCTCATTTCTGTGCTCTCCTCAGTCTCCGTGAGCTTCCTGCATATGCTCTTTAAGCTGTTGGCCTAACGCGTACTAGAGTGATgatccctctccctttcgctttcACGTTGAGCGGctcgttttctcttcacATATCAAGCATTTCTGGTCACATTCTCTGCTCAGCCCTCTCAACCTCCACCCTTTACTCACCTacaccacctctctttctctatCTTTCCGGGATTCCACAACACAACTCTTCAACGATGCAACGTACTTCCCATCCCGCACGAGCACCAAGTCTATCTCAAGGCAAGCAACCCAGGTCAGCAAGAttagcggcagcagaacgTGACGGCGACCTGTATGATGGGTGACTCTCTGACTGAGTTactgtctgtgtgtgtatctaTGTAAGTACTTGAGGACGTCCTTCCTCCTTGAAGCATTTTATTCTACTtactgttttttttttttgctttccaCTGGCACTTGGCTTATTCCACATTTTTGGGGGGATGCGCGCCCCCTCCTTCGCATATAGCGCATCTGTTAGCAAACGACTTTTCAcctagacacacacacacacaactcACCTGCAGCTTTTTTTGGCACGAGAGATGAAGTTCATGAACGTGGCGCTGGCCGCAGAGACGGTAgtcatcatcatcgtcatcctcgtGGTGCCCTACACGGAGATCGACTGGCGCGCGTACatggaagaggtggaggggtTCCTTAATGGTGAATTGGACTACCGCAACCTGAAGGGCGGCACTGGGCCGCTGGTCTACCCGGGCGGCTTCATTTGGGTGCACGCGGTCCTCTACTATTTAACCAAAAAGGGTGAAGCCATCGAGTTGGCTCAGTTGATCTACGCTAGCGTCTACCTCGTGACACTGGCAATGGTTTTGCGCCTCTACAGCCATTCTGGGCACACGTGGAGGGTCATTATACCACTCTTCATCTCGAAGCGCATTCGCAGCCTCTatgtgctgcggctgttcAACGACTGCTGGGCCATGCTGTTCTTGTTCGCTGCCGTCACCTTCATCGCTGGCCGCCccagcggcgctggcaaGCGCTCGCGCCAGTGGCTCATTGGATCCATCTGCTTTACCATCGCCGTGTCAATCAAGATGAACGTGCTCCTCTTCGCGCCAGGCATGCTTTACGTAATGCTCCGCACGCTCCCCCTCAGGCGAGTTGCGTGGTACCTTTTTATCTGCGCGGTGTGGCAAGTAGTCGCAGGCATACCTTTTGTCGCCCACAACTATAAGGCGTACCTATCGAAGAGCTTCGAGCTTGATCGCGTCTTCATGCACCGGTGGTCGCTAAACTACCAATTCCTTGATGCCGAGCTTTTTACAAAGCCTGGATTTGGTCAGGCGCTGCTCGCGATGACGGCTGCGACGTGGGTTCTGCTGTGGCGCATGCGCTGGGCCCCACGCACGTACTTGACGGATGCAGAGGCACGTGTGTTGCATCCAGCAATCGCCGATACTCGTCGGCAGAACACCTCCTCACTCCTCCACGCTGTTGAAGACGAAGAGATGATGGACGACGCGGCGCAAGAGCAGGCGGTGTACGCGTCCACACTACTCACCTTTTTTGAGGCGAACCTCGTCGGCGTTATATTTGCCCGCACCATCCACTACCAGTTCTACACGTGGTTCTTCTACACTGTCCCCTTTGTCCTCGCCTACACGACATACCCATGGCCGCTGCGGATCGTGAGTTGTGCCCTCATCTCTCAGGGGTTCGAGTCCTTCCCACCGACGCCGAGAACGTCGGTGATGTTACAGAGTGGCTTTGCCTTAACTCTGTTTGCGTTTATCTTTTGGGGTCGTGACACTCCTCACGCTGCCACACCGAGAGAGGCATATCGGACCAAGAGGCGGGGAGCCGAAGCTGCAGCAAACACCGGTGGCGGGCGGTCACGCACCAGGCAAAAAGAGACAgcgtgaagaggagggacgTCACATCGGAAGCCGCCGCCCACCCCATTGAGTCGACCCTGGCAACCGATGCCGTTGCCTCTGCGAAACGCTCATCGCGAAGTAGATTGACCTCACCTCTTGTATCGCAGGCTACCCCAAAGCCGCTTCACGAGCAGACAGCGAGCAAATGCATACCTGCCCACAAGAAGGTCAAGTGGTGATCACCATACGCCATCAGACCAGTTCTCTGCGCGACGTTCGAGtcacttcctcttcctccacctgAAGCGTTGGCTTCGAGTAGACGTTTGCTGCAGTGGGTTTTTGGTCATCATCTCGCTGTGCTGTTTTTCTGCCGTcagcgctctctccctcacacacgtTTACCACTCAGGGCGCAGTAAAATCTGAGTACGCGCTCGAACGTCTCATGGAGAgatgcctgtgtgtgcggcgccaGTGCGTGATCATGCGTCCATCAATCCCCCCTTTCATTTCACACGCAGTGCGGCTCCTCACCTCACTTGTTACCTGTGGCTTCTCTCTGATGGAGAGGAACTACAACAGATGCTGGAGAGTATCGCATTCTTTAACGTGTCATTGGGCCACGAGCAGGCCACCAaacgtacacgcacacacaccgtcaCAGCGCACCTACGCCTCTGTTGCACTGTGGCTGGGCCCTGGCCGCCTGGGACGAGCCGCCCTGCCGACGAATCGGGCCGTGCGCCTTGACGGACTCGTTCCCGTCCTTCCCCATCCCCCTTTCACATACGTGCAGCGTGATTGGCGCCAGACGGACTCGGATGGACTGCACGCCGCGATCCAAGCGGGCCCTCTCCAGGGCTCTGCTCGAGAACGGGGGCAGTGGCGCCTGTCGTGCGGGTAACATGGAAGTAGGCCGGGCACATGCCGGATGAGCTCAAGGAGTAATGTGGTCAGCCTCGGGTCAGGGGCCCTCTAAGAGTCTGTAGCCTGCCTGCGTGCTGTGTTTCACCCCCCGTCGCTCCAAGCCGCAGCATCGCATAATGTGATGTGGCAACTCCTCACATGGGAGTCTGGGGGACTCGATGGTGTCATTCGGGATGGTCTCGTCATGCTTCCGGCATCCGTGCCGCATCGGCGCACCTGTTCGGATGTGGGAGGTGCCGCACATTTCGCGCATGCGCACATTGAAGCTGATCAGTGTGGGTCTCCTCGCGCCTCTTCTGTCCATCACTCTTGCCCCTTCTCACCTGCGGATCGCCTGCCTGGATGCGATACACCATGTCAGCTGTGCTCGACAGCGCGTGTACACAGTGCTCACGTCCTGGAAACGTGGAGTCTGCTTCTTGGCGACGTTGTGGTCGGGGGAAGAGGATTCACTGTCCACGGCTTCCGTTCCTGTCGATCCCACTGGAGGTGTGTCTGGATGGCCTGCCCGCATGTGCCATGACAGGTAGGTTGTTGCCATGCGCCTGTGACAGCACGGGCACACGACTTTCTCCTGAGTCCGCACACCTTTGGCAGACGTGGGTGCGCCGTATGTGTGTTGAATAGTCGACACAAGTTGTAGTGAGCTGGTGCAAACATGAGCATGCTGGCAGGTCTCTCCAGCACAGGGCGAGCCTAAGTCTGTCGGCCGACACCACGAGTGGATACTGCACGGTGAGGTGGGCCGGAGTCATAGGGAATGCTGGAGACAAAAAGGAACGTGATGATTGGGTATACAAGTTGTATGGAGGTACGCGCCTACACGTGCATTATGTACACATCTACGTGTAGTGCCCCTCCACAGTATTAGCTCCAGATCACGCACACTCATCTTCTCCCCTTGAGCTCATATTCTGACAGTCCCTTCTAAGATGCGTTGGAGACGcgtgcctccccctcccccggaCCTCTCACAGGGTGCACGAACCGAACGActagagggaagagaagtcGTGCGCAAAACtgaacagagaaaaaagaaaaggatgAAACAGGAGAACGAGTGATCTGTTCCAGCCAATCGCTGGTcatggtggcgcagcgctcGTACCTTTTGAATATTCGCGCTTACGCAGTgcttattttttttttccgccaACATAGAATGCTCACTTTTCCACGGCTGTATTTACTCTagtttcccccctctcctcgcaccctctcctcgcaccctccctctttccttttctcacTCGCCGTCGCCCACAGCCACTACAAGGAAAGTACCACGAACACTCATCAACAGACATAGtactcttttcctctttttgctTTATTTTGCACTCCGTGCACACCGCCATTATCTGCCAGCGACTGTCACCGCGGCTTTATCATTTTGTATCACtcccctcgccttctctctggACCTATAGTTTTGACCCTTCCATTCCTCAGTCTTTCCTCGATCTACCAAAGGGTAGTCCTTCGCTATCTTACTCCTTACGCGGcgccttcccttccctgccGTCCCCACTCAGGCACACCAAGAGGAGCCCTCTCAAATATCTGAACATAGCCAAGGCGCCTCGGCACAGTCTACTGtcttttgctctctcccctcgaCGACTCCAGCTCACGTCATCGAGGCTGCAGGAGCAGACGAGGGCgagcgagaaaagagggagcacacttccttttctttctccacCAGACGCCTCTGCTACCACAGAGCATTTCCTCTAGCACCGGCGTCTTGCCTTGTCTGTGTGGCTGCAGTCGCTCTGTTGCAACGAAGTCGTCGtgtttcccccccccccctcccccctctccgttcTGCTTTCCTTCGTGGTGCATAACTCGCGACTACGCGAAGGGGTAAGTTTTGtgcgcacccacacatatTTCATGCGCACGTATACGTCTAAGTTCGCTACAATACGTTTCCTGTTTGGTGTGCGTTTTCGTTTTGAATTTTGTTTGCTACCTCTTCGGTCCTTCCTCTTGCGCACCTCCTAGTGATTcccgcttccccctcccctacatCAACACACCAGCACACCGTATTTCCCCTGCTTGTTTCGTTGCCGTCGCTGTCTTCTTCCGAAGTCCGCTCCTTTCCTTGTTTGGTGCATCGGCCCATACACACATCGACATACACGCGTACTCTTACGAAACACACGCCTGCTGGCATCTCtgttctcttcccccccccctccttccctccctacCTCCCTTCGCTGCTGTTTATTGTTTTGCACCCcctcttccgctctcttcacaccaccctctctctgcagctTTCACCTTTTTGCTCTCCGTCCTTCCCACTCACCTGCTCACTCCTGTGGATAGTTGTCCTTCATTCTTTTAGGTGTGTGTCCTTGACTGTGGCTGATCTTGTGCGTTTCGTTCTCCAGAGCTGCCTTCCTTGTTTTCGTGTATGCTCTAGACTGTAGAGGCAATCGAAAAGCTGCTGCAAGCGCAACCTGTGCGCGTCAAGATAACCGAGCTGCTCTCGTTGTGTCATCAAGCTgattttcttctttccctttcttcctGTTTGTTTTGCTGGTGTGCTTCGTCATCTTGGCTCTTGGATCTGTGGTTTGTCGCGCGCACACGCTTGCGTCCTTTGCGTCCGTGTCACTTAGCCATCATTTTATCGTTTCCTTGTGGTGGTTGTCTCGTCTTGCATGTGACTGCATCGACCTCGTTTCGCTTGTTGGGATTTTCCGTCGTTGTGTCGCACTAGTGCGTGAGGAAGGGAACTCGTCACGTGAGGGTCTTGCCAGCGTCGACGCGTGAAGCGCATCTGCACACGCTCGCACTCCAGCGCAACTTCGCTCATACACAGGGGATCCGATACGCATATTGCGTCCGACCAGAACTCCGGTCGGTTCTttcatatatatatatttctTATCATTTTAAGCGTTTGTGCTTTACACCATCTATTGGGCTCAgttcccctctccctctgcctctgcctcactCTTTCAACTGTGGCCGCGCTATCATGCCAAAGTTTTCTCTGTTTggcaagaaggaaaagaagacaaaGACTAACGAGGTGGTCAGAGacgagggcagcagcgtggcctcCTCGACGGCGACCAGAGCGGACTCTAACAACTCATGCAAGTCGGCGAAAAAGCACAGAAAAGGGATAACTGCGCTTCACGATGCGGCAAGCGGATCTACGCCTTCAGGTCTAACCGCGTCACCCACCGGCGCCTCTGGTCCTACCGTCGAACCACCACAATCGTTGTCGTCCTCAAGCAGTTGGAAATCCTGCTCTGGAAGTGCTACGCAGccattgccgccgccgccatcgacTCATCTGACCGACTTGTGTGGTCCTCGGCCGAGTGTAGCCCATCTCAAACTCCAGCGCTCCACGCTCGATGATGTCCTCATCTCTACCCAGCGCGGCGTAGATCTGTTTCCGCGCGAGATGTCGGACCTAACAATCCCGCAGCTGACCGAAGTGTTTCAGGTCTTTCAGACCTTCCTCGATAGATGCGCGAGCACGGTGGTGAGGCAGCAGTCTGTGTTACAGCTGCATGCAATTCTCCCCGAGATCGCCGCTGTCGACACCACGATGACTACTGAGTCGATTAAGGCGCAAGGCTTTCACCCGACCTTCGCAATTGAACCTATGCTGAACCACCTGCTAGAGCAGCCGGCGCctctgcgcgcgcgcctctGTCTCGCCATCTACCGCTTCTGCCGAGAGCTAAACGAGGAGCTGGAAGATGACCTGCTCTCTAAGGAAACGGGGTTCTTCGGCAGCCTGCAATCCATGAACCCGAACCTGCACCCCACCGCTGGCAGTGACTACGGAAACTCTGAAGATCTATGCCACACCTCTTCCTGTTCTGGTGATTTCGTGGCGAGCCAGACTGCGAAGATGGAGCGCTGTCCCAACATTGATCTCCCGAAGATCTACAACCTTCTCCTACACAAGGATGGTTACCTACCGAGCGCCGAAGAGCTCAACGAAATCTTTCTGCGAGCGCAAGAGTTGCTGCGAGCCGAACCAAATGTGTTGATGGTAGCGATGCCGGCCGTCCTCGTCGGGGACTTGCATGGACAGATACGCGATTTGCTGCAAAATGTTCTGGCTCTCGGGGGCCCACTCGTCTCGAGTGAGGCTCTGGCACTGGCGTCCCCTAAATCCTCTGTGACCAAGTCGAAGACGACGACCTCCCCGAagagtggcagtggtggtgcagcgaaGACCTTCAGTAGGGCCCCGAAAAGTAATGAGAGCCAccctgcgcagccgcagaacTACGTGTTCTTAGGTGACTATGTTGACCGTGGGCCGAACAGCTTGTGTGTGATTGCGCTGCTCTTCACCGCCAAGCTCTTGTCGCCGAACACCGTATTCATGCTGCGCGGCAACCACGAGTGCTCGAACACAAATCGCCTCTACGGCTTCCTCGACGAATGTCACCGCCTCTACCCCATTGTGAACAACAAGGTCACCACGCTTCGCATGGACGCTACACAGTCGCCGTCCCCAGGGGGCGCCGACGGTGCGACAGCACATCgaggcggcaacggcagtAACGACCCCTCGAACACGATGAATGtaagcagcagcgtcgagcCAACCGCTGCCGTGCCGAACATGCGCGCCTTCTCCGCCGGCAGTTCGTGCCCTGATGACATGGGGTGGGACATGAAGGATCACCCGTTGTGGCTTGTCGCGAATGACGCGCTTCGTTCACTTCCTCTCTGCGCCGCGCTttgcgaggaggtggaggtggacgaccaggcgcctctgccacccaccactgccaccaccgagTCGAGCGTCAAACACTCGATTGCGGTTGACAGCCCCGAGAACCCTGGAACAACTTCGAGCGCGAAAGAGCTAACCGCAACGAAGGCCTCAAAAAgtagtggcagcagcagtgcaaaCACCAGTTTCGTGGAGTCCTTAAAGTCGAAGAAGGTCGAAGCGGGTAAGTCGACTGCCGTCGCAGGCGGCAATGCACGCGCCACTAAGGACAAGGCAACCAATGCTTCCAGCGAATCGTTGTCATCGTTCCCGAAACGCGCCAGCACGTCCTTCACGAAACCGAAGAAGACACGGCAGGTCGTGCGCATATGCGCAATGCATGGTGGTCTGTCTCCCTTCATTGACGATAGCTTCGACGGCATCATTGCCATTAACCGATTCTGCAACATCGAGCATGGTGCGCTGGTCGACCTCACGTGGTCGGATCCATTATCTAGTGAAACAACCCGTGGTGCGACGACGGTGACCTTCGATTCTAACTCGAGCCAGGTACCTTTGAGCAAGTTTCAGTCTACCTGCACCTTCAATGGAACCCCCGTTGGTTTCACCGGCAATCCGCGTGGCACAGGGCACATCTTCGGCGAGGATGTCACGATAAACTTCATCAACACAAACCACCTGTACTTCATTGTGCGCGCACACCAGTGCGTGCAGGAAGGCTTTCAGTGGACGCATAAGGGCCGCCTGCTGACGGTCTTCTCGGCCCCCAACTACTGCGGTATGCGCAACAAAGGTGCCATCCTCCTACTAGACAAGAATGGCGCCCCTACACTGAAACAGTACGAATGCGAGAAGATCGAAGAGAGTCCGCACATGACTACCGCCGacgcaccgcagccgccgaAGCTGTTCTTGTAGGAGGGCGCACTCCGTGTCCCTTACCGGTGTTGCGGTGCCATGTGGGGACAATGTGGTTCGGCTGTTCTTTCTTTTACCCCTGTTCTGGCGAATACTAGTTGACTAGGCGTGGTCCTTTCACTCGTCTCGCTGCTGTCCTTTGCATGTATGCATGCGCGCAGTTGTACGACTGTTTGGTAGACGACTGCTTGTTCGTGCCTTTCTGGGCTTTCTCGGATGCTATCCCCCGGTGATgcttcatctctctcccatGTACCCAACGAGAGATCTTAGTGATCATATtcactttttctttttccttttgctgttgcctcctccccctctttccctttctcttcccgtTTTCTCGCCTGACGGAGAAGATGTGAgggagcgggggaggggtgaagatCGTTCGGTTGCGTGAGCTCGTCTTGTTTCTGCCAGGGTTGTAGTGCTCTTATATATGCTTTCTTCGTCCGCATACGCGTACGTGGGCCCACCGCTGGCCTTGATCATGCCGCATGTATGAGCACGTAAAGGcgaaggcacacacacacacacacacacacacgtgtcgGCATGGATGGGGCTCCCATGGATTCACAGGCAGAGGCCTCTCCCTTGTTGATGGTGGTGCGGTGAATAtggacgtgcgtgtgcctgtcgTCTGCTTGTTTTCGTCACTGCCTCTTTACTCTTTCGTATCTTCTTCTGCCTTGCATCGCACCTCACTTTGGTTTGTTTTCTCTGTTGGCACAACCCATACACGCATACTCACGAGCACCTAGGCCGGCATGCTGTAGCGCTTCACCCTGTTCTTcattttttcgttttcttggCACCTCCCCGTCTCCCGCACGCTGACACAAGCCGTGACAATGCAAAGTCCGGCGCCCTTGAGAGTTTTCAGTTTTCAAGGATGCCCGGCACACAATCGGCCGCTCCGTTCACGTCGGCGTCGACGTCGTCACTGTGGCTGCCGACGGCGCCTCAGCAGCTGGTTGAGCGCGGGCCGCATGATACACTTGTTCGGCATTCCCCTTACGGTCCTTCACGGAACACCACCTACGGGTGGGGCAATCTGTTCCAGCCCCCCATGACCGCCACCATTCCTGACCACCCGCGCATTCACATTGGAATCAGCTCGCTGAACGGTGTGCCAACTGTCAGTCAATCAGACAGGTCGATGCGCAGCCTGCTGGTTCAGTACCGTAGGAAGTTCAACTGCTTGGAGCACTGCTACCCATACCATAGAGTAGGAGACGCGGAGACATGGAAGACGTGGGCAGACATGGTGAAGGACAGCAATCTTGCCCACAGTGGCCGCATCAAGGCAAGCGAAACGGGGCATTGGAACCTCCGCCACACTTCAGTTGAAGGCGCCGTTACTGCCggcatcgccgctgcagaaGCGCCGCCGTTGCGCTCTTTCCGCGTCAATCCAAGCCGCTTCTCGTACACCATCAAGGCGAACAACCTCCTTACTCACGTCAAGCAACTGCAGATGGATGACGCAGAGGTGCTGAGTCATGTGCAGGTATTTTTCCGAGAGTTATGTCCGCTGCTGGAGCCGTTTTTAGGCCCTGTCCTGCTGCAGCTAC belongs to Leishmania braziliensis MHOM/BR/75/M2904 complete genome, chromosome 36 and includes:
- a CDS encoding putative dolichyl-P-Man:GDP-Man5GlcNAc2-PP-dolichyl alpha-1,3-mannosyltransferase → MKFMNVALAAETVVIIIVILVVPYTEIDWRAYMEEVEGFLNGELDYRNLKGGTGPLVYPGGFIWVHAVLYYLTKKGEAIELAQLIYASVYLVTLAMVLRLYSHSGHTWRVIIPLFISKRIRSLYVLRLFNDCWAMLFLFAAVTFIAGRPSGAGKRSRQWLIGSICFTIAVSIKMNVLLFAPGMLYVMLRTLPLRRVAWYLFICAVWQVVAGIPFVAHNYKAYLSKSFELDRVFMHRWSLNYQFLDAELFTKPGFGQALLAMTAATWVLLWRMRWAPRTYLTDAEARVLHPAIADTRRQNTSSLLHAVEDEEMMDDAAQEQAVYASTLLTFFEANLVGVIFARTIHYQFYTWFFYTVPFVLAYTTYPWPLRIVSCALISQGFESFPPTPRTSVMLQSGFALTLFAFIFWGRDTPHAATPREAYRTKRRGAEAAANTGGGRSRTRQKETA
- a CDS encoding putative serine/threonine protein phosphatase translates to MPKFSLFGKKEKKTKTNEVVRDEGSSVASSTATRADSNNSCKSAKKHRKGITALHDAASGSTPSGLTASPTGASGPTVEPPQSLSSSSSWKSCSGSATQPLPPPPSTHLTDLCGPRPSVAHLKLQRSTLDDVLISTQRGVDLFPREMSDLTIPQLTEVFQVFQTFLDRCASTVVRQQSVLQLHAILPEIAAVDTTMTTESIKAQGFHPTFAIEPMLNHLLEQPAPLRARLCLAIYRFCRELNEELEDDLLSKETGFFGSLQSMNPNLHPTAGSDYGNSEDLCHTSSCSGDFVASQTAKMERCPNIDLPKIYNLLLHKDGYLPSAEELNEIFLRAQELLRAEPNVLMVAMPAVLVGDLHGQIRDLLQNVLALGGPLVSSEALALASPKSSVTKSKTTTSPKSGSGGAAKTFSRAPKSNESHPAQPQNYVFLGDYVDRGPNSLCVIALLFTAKLLSPNTVFMLRGNHECSNTNRLYGFLDECHRLYPIVNNKVTTLRMDATQSPSPGGADGATAHRGGNGSNDPSNTMNVSSSVEPTAAVPNMRAFSAGSSCPDDMGWDMKDHPLWLVANDALRSLPLCAALCEEVEVDDQAPLPPTTATTESSVKHSIAVDSPENPGTTSSAKELTATKASKSSGSSSANTSFVESLKSKKVEAGKSTAVAGGNARATKDKATNASSESLSSFPKRASTSFTKPKKTRQVVRICAMHGGLSPFIDDSFDGIIAINRFCNIEHGALVDLTWSDPLSSETTRGATTVTFDSNSSQVPLSKFQSTCTFNGTPVGFTGNPRGTGHIFGEDVTINFINTNHLYFIVRAHQCVQEGFQWTHKGRLLTVFSAPNYCGMRNKGAILLLDKNGAPTLKQYECEKIEESPHMTTADAPQPPKLFL